In Herbinix luporum, a single window of DNA contains:
- the hprK gene encoding HPr(Ser) kinase/phosphatase: protein MNLENCTPDIDIKRIKISQPDVNRPALQLAGFFDHFDSERVQIIGYVEHAYMQTVSLEKRNEIMSKLMDYKVPCIVFCRNIEVSDELIKIATEKEVPILRSAKTTSSFMAEVIRWLNVELAPRISIHGVLVDVYGEGILITGESGIGKSEAALELIKRGHRLVADDVVEIKKVSDETLIGTAPDITRHFIELRGIGIIDVKTLFGVESVKNTQGIDLVIKLEEWSRDKDYDRFGLDEQHIEILGNKVVCYSIPIRPGRNLAIICESAAVNHRQKKMGYNAAQELYQRVTNKIRNSTKK, encoded by the coding sequence ATATAGATATTAAGAGAATAAAAATATCTCAGCCGGATGTAAACAGGCCTGCTTTGCAGCTGGCGGGATTTTTTGATCACTTTGATTCTGAGCGGGTTCAAATAATCGGTTATGTAGAACATGCTTATATGCAGACCGTAAGCCTAGAGAAACGTAATGAAATTATGAGTAAGCTTATGGACTATAAGGTGCCTTGTATTGTTTTTTGCAGAAATATTGAGGTAAGCGATGAGCTGATAAAGATAGCTACCGAAAAGGAAGTGCCTATTTTAAGATCGGCTAAAACCACTTCATCCTTTATGGCTGAAGTAATAAGATGGCTAAATGTAGAACTGGCTCCAAGAATTTCTATTCATGGTGTTTTAGTAGATGTATATGGAGAAGGTATACTGATAACCGGTGAAAGCGGCATCGGAAAAAGTGAGGCTGCCCTTGAGTTGATTAAAAGAGGTCACCGTTTGGTTGCCGATGATGTGGTGGAGATTAAAAAGGTCAGTGATGAAACCCTTATCGGAACAGCTCCTGATATTACCAGACATTTTATAGAACTTAGGGGCATAGGAATTATTGATGTGAAAACCTTGTTTGGTGTAGAAAGTGTAAAAAACACACAGGGTATTGATCTTGTTATTAAGTTAGAAGAATGGAGCAGGGACAAAGACTATGACAGATTTGGTCTAGATGAGCAGCATATTGAAATTTTAGGTAATAAGGTTGTCTGTTATTCGATTCCTATCCGTCCCGGCAGGAATCTGGCCATTATCTGTGAATCTGCAGCGGTAAACCATAGACAAAAGAAGATGGGATATAATGCAGCCCAAGAATTATATCAAAGGGTTACTAATAAGATAAGAAACAGCACTAAAAAATAA
- a CDS encoding ROK family glucokinase, translating into MKYCFGVDIGGTGIKVGLFNSDGVMLDKWVIATKRTEDGKDVLRDAAAFIESKLEEKAISKEEVIGIGVGIPGPVKDNGEVLELPNLGIGHFNIEEEMSKMTGLKVKAGNDANVAALGEQWMGSGKGFDSMVMVTLGTGVGGGIIYKGKIVAGSGGAGGEIGHLPVDYNETSSCGCGKKGCLEQYASATGIVRIAKKYMPNLDDISAKTVFDMAKEGDELALKVVDEACRYLGIALAQVAQTLDPEAFVIGGGVSKAGDILIDHIKKHYIPNVMDALKDRVFIIASLGNDAGMYGCARLILSSDV; encoded by the coding sequence GTGAAATATTGTTTTGGTGTTGACATCGGGGGAACAGGCATTAAAGTAGGATTATTTAATAGTGACGGAGTTATGTTAGATAAGTGGGTTATTGCCACAAAAAGAACCGAAGACGGCAAGGATGTTTTAAGGGATGCAGCCGCTTTTATCGAAAGTAAATTAGAAGAAAAGGCTATTTCAAAAGAGGAAGTAATAGGTATTGGTGTAGGGATACCGGGTCCGGTTAAGGATAACGGAGAGGTATTGGAACTTCCTAATCTTGGAATAGGACATTTTAATATAGAAGAAGAAATGTCCAAGATGACCGGTCTTAAGGTAAAGGCAGGTAATGATGCCAATGTAGCTGCCCTTGGGGAACAATGGATGGGAAGCGGAAAAGGTTTTGACAGTATGGTAATGGTAACCTTAGGAACCGGTGTCGGAGGAGGAATTATTTATAAGGGCAAGATTGTGGCAGGCAGCGGCGGTGCAGGAGGAGAAATAGGACACCTTCCCGTAGATTATAATGAAACATCAAGCTGCGGCTGCGGAAAGAAAGGTTGCCTTGAGCAATACGCTTCCGCTACGGGTATTGTAAGGATTGCCAAAAAATACATGCCTAATCTAGATGATATTTCGGCTAAAACTGTCTTTGATATGGCTAAAGAAGGAGATGAACTGGCCTTAAAGGTGGTGGATGAGGCTTGCAGATACTTAGGAATTGCCTTAGCTCAAGTTGCACAAACCCTAGATCCGGAGGCATTTGTTATAGGAGGCGGGGTATCTAAAGCCGGTGATATATTAATTGACCATATTAAAAAGCATTATATTCCTAATGTAATGGATGCTTTAAAGGACAGGGTGTTTATAATAGCTTCCTTAGGAAATGATGCAGGCATGTATGGATGTGCCAGACTGATATTGTCATCGGATGTCTGA
- the murB gene encoding UDP-N-acetylmuramate dehydrogenase, whose amino-acid sequence MEDLLLKELYKILKKEQIKIKEPMSQHTSLRIGGEADYMVFPSCVDEIRQVVLLCKTHNIPYYIMGNGSNLLVSDMGYRGLIIKLASNFSDVVVNDDNTVHAQAGVLLSKLSSVIAREELTGFEFAAGIPGTLGGAVTMNAGAYGGEMKQCLLSAKVMDSEGEIFTLDNEGLKLGYRSSILQKNNLCLLEAVMKFNKGDKQQIWDKIHELNSQRRLKQPLDQFSAGSTFKRPQGYFAGKLISDAGLKGYQIGGAAVSEKHCGFLINKDNASAKDFMALIKDVSRIVYEKFGVRLEPEVKFLGNFDMD is encoded by the coding sequence TTGGAGGATTTATTATTAAAAGAATTATATAAAATATTAAAAAAGGAACAGATTAAAATAAAGGAGCCCATGTCCCAGCATACATCTCTTCGTATAGGAGGAGAAGCAGATTATATGGTTTTTCCCTCTTGTGTTGATGAGATTAGGCAGGTGGTATTATTATGTAAGACTCATAATATTCCTTATTATATTATGGGTAACGGCAGCAATCTGTTAGTTTCTGACATGGGATATCGGGGCTTAATAATTAAACTTGCAAGCAACTTCTCTGATGTTGTAGTAAATGATGATAATACGGTCCATGCCCAAGCAGGAGTACTTTTGTCCAAGCTTTCAAGTGTTATAGCCAGGGAGGAATTAACCGGATTTGAATTTGCAGCGGGTATTCCCGGAACCCTTGGAGGTGCCGTAACTATGAATGCAGGAGCATACGGGGGAGAAATGAAACAATGCTTACTTTCTGCTAAGGTTATGGATTCTGAGGGAGAAATTTTTACCTTAGATAATGAAGGATTGAAGCTGGGATACAGAAGCAGTATCTTACAGAAGAATAATCTTTGTCTGCTGGAGGCTGTTATGAAATTTAACAAGGGAGATAAGCAGCAGATTTGGGACAAAATCCATGAGCTTAATTCTCAAAGACGCTTGAAACAGCCCTTAGATCAATTTAGTGCAGGTAGTACATTTAAACGTCCCCAAGGGTATTTTGCCGGTAAATTAATTTCCGATGCCGGCCTAAAAGGATATCAGATTGGCGGAGCTGCAGTGTCAGAAAAGCATTGTGGATTTTTAATTAATAAGGATAATGCCTCAGCAAAAGATTTTATGGCCTTAATTAAGGATGTTAGCCGCATTGTTTATGAAAAGTTTGGGGTGCGGCTTGAGCCTGAGGTGAAATTTTTAGGTAACTTTGATATGGACTAA
- the rapZ gene encoding RNase adapter RapZ — protein MRFVIVTGMSGAGKSSVLKMLEDTGFFCVDNLPIKLVKKFVKLIMHGHHNKVALGLDIRSGQYLEELDEILNDMKKAGYPYEILFLDCSAEVLIKRYKETRRLHPLSQTGRVDKGIELERERLEFLRKKADVIIDTSHLLIRELKAHIDKIYVEDKQFKNFMIMMLSFGFKYGIPSDADLVFDVRFLPNPFYIPELKHKTGMDSQVSNFVMNSEASGQFLDKLEDMLTFLIPHYISEGKNQLVVAIGCTGGKHRSVTLNNEISKRMAGLGYGIKTEHRDIEKD, from the coding sequence ATGAGATTTGTAATTGTAACAGGTATGTCAGGAGCCGGAAAAAGCTCCGTATTGAAAATGTTGGAGGATACAGGATTTTTCTGCGTAGATAATCTTCCTATAAAGCTTGTAAAAAAATTTGTAAAATTAATTATGCATGGACATCATAACAAGGTAGCCTTGGGATTGGATATAAGAAGCGGACAATATCTAGAGGAACTAGATGAGATCCTTAATGATATGAAAAAAGCCGGATATCCCTATGAAATTTTGTTTTTGGACTGTTCAGCTGAAGTATTAATCAAGCGCTATAAGGAGACCAGAAGACTACATCCTCTTTCCCAAACAGGCAGGGTGGACAAAGGAATAGAACTGGAACGGGAAAGGCTAGAATTTCTTCGTAAGAAGGCAGATGTTATTATTGATACCAGCCATTTGCTTATTAGGGAGCTGAAGGCCCATATTGATAAAATATATGTAGAAGATAAGCAGTTTAAGAATTTTATGATTATGATGCTATCCTTTGGATTTAAGTATGGTATACCTTCCGATGCGGATTTGGTATTTGATGTTAGATTTTTACCTAATCCATTTTATATACCGGAGCTAAAACATAAAACAGGTATGGATTCTCAGGTAAGTAATTTTGTAATGAATTCAGAGGCTTCCGGGCAATTTTTAGATAAATTAGAGGATATGCTTACTTTTTTGATTCCCCATTACATATCCGAAGGAAAAAACCAGCTGGTAGTGGCAATAGGATGTACCGGAGGTAAGCACCGTTCAGTTACACTAAATAATGAGATTTCAAAAAGAATGGCCGGTTTGGGATATGGAATAAAAACAGAGCATAGGGATATAGAAAAAGATTAG
- the whiA gene encoding DNA-binding protein WhiA, with translation MSFSKKVKEELAGQISDARHCRLAEIAAIHAFGGLLIQDKSNLYLKLQTENLTVARKYFTLLKKTFNISIDVSVKQNLNSKDSQTYIIIVKNKEMVSRILQATKQNPAEAEDGKIQSPGQLVVQNTCCKRAFIRGAFLLSGSMSNPKKSYHLEFVTDDILKAEMLKDVICTFSIDAKIIQRKRNFVVYIKEGSQIVDLLNVMEAHVALMDLENVRILKEMRNQVNRQVNCEAANISKTVTAATKHIDDILYIRDNVGFGNLAKGLEEIAKLRVEYPEASLKELGTMLSPPISKSGVNHRLRKLSMIAEYFREHKEENINDKKGNSN, from the coding sequence ATGTCGTTTTCAAAAAAGGTTAAAGAAGAACTGGCCGGTCAAATCAGTGATGCCAGGCATTGCAGGCTTGCGGAAATTGCAGCTATTCATGCTTTCGGTGGACTATTAATACAAGATAAATCTAATTTATATTTAAAACTTCAAACGGAAAACTTGACAGTTGCAAGAAAGTACTTTACATTACTTAAAAAAACATTTAATATAAGTATTGATGTCTCAGTTAAGCAAAATCTAAACAGTAAGGACAGTCAAACATATATAATTATTGTTAAGAATAAGGAAATGGTATCCCGTATTCTTCAGGCTACGAAACAAAATCCTGCAGAGGCAGAGGATGGCAAAATTCAAAGTCCGGGTCAATTAGTTGTTCAAAATACCTGCTGTAAGAGGGCATTTATTCGTGGTGCATTTCTTTTATCGGGTTCAATGAGTAATCCAAAAAAATCATATCATTTGGAATTTGTCACGGATGACATCTTAAAGGCTGAAATGCTAAAAGATGTTATATGTACATTTTCTATAGACGCAAAAATCATTCAAAGAAAAAGAAATTTTGTAGTCTATATCAAAGAAGGATCCCAGATTGTAGATTTACTAAATGTTATGGAAGCCCATGTTGCATTAATGGATCTTGAAAATGTACGGATTCTTAAAGAGATGCGTAACCAGGTTAATAGGCAGGTAAATTGTGAAGCAGCCAATATCAGTAAGACTGTAACCGCAGCCACAAAACATATAGATGATATTTTATATATTAGAGATAATGTTGGCTTTGGTAACCTGGCTAAAGGACTTGAAGAAATAGCCAAACTTAGGGTTGAATATCCTGAAGCCTCTTTAAAAGAATTAGGTACTATGTTGTCACCGCCAATTAGTAAATCCGGTGTTAACCATAGATTACGAAAATTAAGCATGATTGCGGAATATTTTCGGGAGCATAAGGAGGAAAACATAAATGATAAGAAAGGAAATAGTAATTAA
- a CDS encoding HPr family phosphocarrier protein — protein MIRKEIVINIPNGLEARPVALLVQVASQYESSIFVECDEKKINAKSIMGMMSLGLASGEKVFVTAEGPDEEEAIKNIEKYLSSK, from the coding sequence ATGATAAGAAAGGAAATAGTAATTAATATTCCTAATGGCTTAGAAGCCAGACCTGTCGCATTACTGGTTCAAGTTGCCAGTCAGTATGAAAGTAGTATCTTTGTTGAATGTGATGAAAAAAAAATTAATGCAAAAAGTATTATGGGCATGATGAGTCTTGGTCTTGCCTCTGGGGAAAAAGTCTTTGTAACGGCAGAGGGTCCCGATGAAGAAGAGGCAATAAAAAACATTGAAAAATATTTAAGCAGCAAGTAA
- a CDS encoding polysaccharide deacetylase family protein: protein MEGRRIRPKKKRSIKRMGTILLFEILLLSLLAGSYYIISKTRRNNNNPGNITTEDEQDDNNGKNKLTPEEEEALREQERLQQEIAERNEIIEKAKRMALSYDYDGAIELIKSYQGEAGDYSVYTALVDAVNELEAEKSKLVLYGGAYTSVTQVNHIFFHSLIADNSKAFDGDYDSVGYNMYMTTIYEFEKMMEKMYQDGYVLVSIHDLVKKVTDENGKTKYVEAEIYLPPGKKPFVLSQDDVNYYEYMDGDGFASRIVIDEDGKPTCEMILDDGSVVQGPFDIVPILDAFVEEHPDFSYKGAKGILALTGYEGALGYRTNDPTSPTYEQDKETVKEVARVLKENGWEFACHSWGHKNMGEKSYEFVKTDITRWLDEVAPLIGPTDILIFPFGVDIETTIGHYESDKYHFLKEVGFDFYCGVYSKPWMHVKNDYVRMTRRPLDGQAMLQFPERLADLFSVEEVIDPERPARNW, encoded by the coding sequence GTGGAAGGAAGAAGAATAAGACCAAAGAAAAAGAGATCTATCAAAAGAATGGGAACCATACTTTTATTTGAAATATTACTCTTGTCTTTGTTAGCAGGATCTTACTATATAATATCTAAGACTAGAAGAAATAATAACAATCCCGGGAATATTACCACTGAGGATGAGCAAGATGACAATAATGGTAAAAATAAGCTTACTCCCGAGGAAGAAGAGGCTCTTAGGGAACAAGAAAGACTTCAGCAGGAAATTGCTGAAAGGAATGAAATAATTGAAAAAGCCAAAAGGATGGCCTTAAGCTATGATTATGATGGGGCTATTGAGTTAATTAAAAGTTATCAAGGTGAGGCAGGAGATTATTCAGTGTATACTGCCTTAGTAGATGCAGTTAATGAGTTAGAGGCTGAAAAGTCCAAATTGGTATTATACGGTGGAGCTTATACTTCAGTTACACAAGTTAACCATATTTTCTTTCATTCTCTAATTGCCGATAATAGTAAGGCTTTTGACGGGGACTACGATTCTGTCGGATATAATATGTATATGACAACTATATACGAGTTTGAAAAGATGATGGAGAAAATGTACCAAGACGGATATGTACTGGTAAGTATTCATGATCTGGTAAAAAAAGTGACCGATGAAAATGGAAAGACTAAGTATGTGGAAGCCGAGATATACCTTCCCCCGGGGAAAAAGCCTTTTGTTTTATCTCAGGACGATGTTAACTATTATGAGTATATGGATGGAGACGGATTTGCTTCTAGGATAGTTATCGATGAGGACGGCAAGCCAACCTGTGAAATGATTCTAGATGACGGCAGTGTGGTACAGGGACCTTTTGATATAGTTCCTATTTTGGATGCCTTTGTGGAAGAACACCCTGATTTCTCTTATAAAGGTGCCAAGGGTATTCTTGCTCTTACCGGATATGAAGGTGCCTTAGGATATAGAACCAATGATCCTACTTCACCCACCTATGAACAAGATAAGGAAACAGTCAAGGAAGTGGCAAGGGTGCTAAAGGAAAATGGCTGGGAATTTGCTTGCCATAGTTGGGGACATAAGAATATGGGAGAGAAAAGCTATGAGTTTGTGAAAACTGACATTACACGCTGGCTTGATGAAGTAGCTCCCTTAATCGGTCCCACTGACATATTAATCTTCCCCTTTGGTGTAGATATAGAAACCACAATAGGCCATTATGAAAGTGACAAGTATCATTTCCTTAAGGAGGTAGGCTTTGATTTTTACTGCGGAGTATATTCAAAGCCATGGATGCATGTTAAGAATGACTATGTAAGAATGACAAGACGACCATTAGACGGACAAGCAATGCTCCAATTTCCTGAACGGTTAGCAGATTTATTTAGTGTAGAAGAAGTAATAGATCCGGAAAGACCGGCTAGAAACTGGTAA
- a CDS encoding DNA polymerase III subunit alpha, with protein MSFTHLHLHTQYSLLDGSGKIKEMVLRAKELGMDSLAITDHGVMYGVIDFYKACLSENIKPIIGCEVYVAPNSRFDREPGASEDRYHHMVLLAENNIGYQNLMKIVSIGFLEGFYYKPRIDKEILSRYSQGIIALSACLGGEIPGYLRRGFYKEAKDAALKYREIFGKDNFFLELQDHGIPEQRTVNQGLIRISNETGIKLVATNDVHYTYAEDADSHDVLLCIQTQKKVTDENRMRYEGGQYYLKSPQEMLEIFPYAKEAVENTYEIAKRCNVTITFGEYKLPVYPVPAPYTSFEYLKHLCKEGMKDRYGTVDEELWERLDYELKTINNMGFVDYFLIVWDFIKYAKDHGIMVGPGRGSAAGSIVAYALKITDIDPIKYNLLFERFLNPERLTMPDIDIDFCFERRQEVIDYVTEKYGKDKVAQIVTFGTMAARAVIRDVGRALDLPYSQVDTVAKMIPNEIGITIEKALKLNPDLSRLYEEDEDIKRLIDMSKRLEGLPRHTSMHAAGVVIGKDSIVEYVPLTRSSDDSITTQFTMVTLEELGLLKMDFLGLRTLTVIQNAVALVNKNTDISDKFDINKIDYNDDKVYELIGSGKTEGIFQLESSGMKSFMKELKPRSLEDVIAGIALYRPGPMDFIPKYIKGKNETGQITYDCPQLEHILAPTYGCIVYQEQVMQIVRDLAGYSYGRSDLVRRAMSKKKEDVMIKERQTFIYGNEEDNIPGCIKNGIPESVANHIFDEMLDFAKYAFNKSHAAAYAVISYQTAYLKRYYPVEFMAALMTSVIDNPAKVSQYIYNCRQMDIDILPPDINEGDAVFTVHKGAIRYSLAAIKGVGRPVIESIVAEREAGGPYTSLKDFASRLSGKEVNKRTVESFIKAGVFSNLHSNRRQLMMSYIQILDQVAEDKKRNLTGQLNLFDFAGEEVKQEFDFNMPNVEEYSKEEILAFEKEVLGIYISGHPLDDYMDSLKKNVTAYSYDFILDEEIGKAKVEDGSFHTLGGMITSKTIKTTRTNSIMAFITLEDMFGTVEVIVFPRDFDRYKHILDIDAKVFIRGRVTTEEDKDAKLICQEIIPFNELPKEIWLRFRNHSDYKKSELELYSILDGYDGNDSVIIYCEAEKIMKRLPKSKNVSAKDELITKLKEVFTENNVRIVEKQLDSVAKIN; from the coding sequence ATGAGTTTTACCCATTTACATCTCCATACACAGTACTCGCTGCTTGATGGTTCAGGAAAAATCAAGGAGATGGTGCTTAGGGCTAAGGAACTTGGTATGGATAGCCTTGCTATTACTGATCATGGTGTCATGTATGGTGTTATTGATTTTTATAAAGCCTGCCTTTCTGAGAATATTAAGCCAATCATAGGTTGTGAGGTCTATGTTGCTCCAAATTCCAGATTTGATAGGGAGCCGGGGGCTTCAGAGGATCGCTATCATCATATGGTTCTTTTAGCTGAAAACAATATAGGCTATCAAAACTTGATGAAGATTGTATCCATAGGTTTTTTAGAAGGCTTTTATTATAAACCTAGGATTGATAAAGAAATCCTAAGCCGCTATAGCCAAGGGATAATTGCCCTTAGTGCCTGCCTTGGGGGAGAAATTCCGGGATATCTAAGAAGGGGTTTTTATAAGGAAGCAAAGGATGCGGCACTTAAATATAGGGAGATTTTCGGAAAGGATAATTTCTTTCTTGAACTTCAGGATCATGGAATACCTGAGCAAAGGACGGTTAATCAAGGACTGATTAGAATATCCAATGAGACTGGGATAAAACTTGTGGCAACCAATGACGTTCACTATACTTATGCCGAAGATGCAGATTCCCATGATGTTCTGCTTTGTATTCAGACTCAGAAAAAGGTTACCGATGAAAATCGTATGCGCTATGAGGGAGGACAGTATTATCTTAAATCTCCCCAAGAGATGCTTGAAATATTCCCCTATGCCAAAGAGGCTGTTGAAAATACATATGAAATAGCAAAACGCTGTAATGTAACCATCACCTTTGGGGAATATAAATTACCGGTCTATCCTGTACCGGCCCCTTATACATCATTTGAATATTTAAAACATCTTTGCAAGGAAGGCATGAAGGATAGATATGGCACAGTTGACGAAGAATTATGGGAACGCTTAGATTATGAACTTAAAACCATAAACAATATGGGATTTGTAGACTACTTCCTTATCGTATGGGACTTTATCAAATATGCAAAAGACCATGGAATTATGGTAGGGCCAGGTCGGGGTAGTGCCGCAGGTTCCATTGTTGCTTATGCCTTAAAAATAACCGATATTGATCCTATAAAATATAATTTGCTTTTTGAACGGTTCTTAAATCCTGAGCGTTTAACTATGCCGGATATAGATATTGACTTTTGTTTTGAAAGAAGACAGGAAGTTATAGACTATGTTACAGAAAAATACGGCAAAGATAAAGTAGCCCAGATTGTAACCTTCGGTACCATGGCAGCCAGAGCTGTAATTCGTGATGTGGGAAGAGCACTTGATCTTCCGTATTCACAAGTTGATACTGTGGCCAAGATGATTCCCAATGAAATCGGAATAACCATTGAAAAAGCCTTAAAACTTAATCCGGACCTTAGCCGGCTTTATGAAGAGGATGAAGATATAAAAAGGCTGATTGATATGTCAAAAAGACTAGAAGGTCTGCCAAGGCACACATCAATGCATGCTGCCGGTGTCGTTATCGGTAAAGACAGTATAGTTGAATATGTGCCCTTAACCCGTTCTTCCGATGATTCCATAACAACTCAATTTACCATGGTAACTTTAGAAGAGTTGGGCTTGTTGAAAATGGACTTTTTAGGCCTTCGTACCTTGACAGTAATTCAAAATGCCGTAGCTTTAGTTAATAAAAATACAGATATAAGTGATAAATTTGATATAAACAAGATAGATTATAATGACGATAAAGTATATGAGTTAATCGGATCCGGTAAAACAGAAGGAATCTTTCAGTTAGAAAGTAGCGGTATGAAGAGCTTTATGAAAGAATTAAAGCCCCGCAGCTTAGAAGATGTCATAGCCGGTATTGCCTTGTATAGACCGGGACCCATGGATTTTATACCAAAGTATATTAAAGGTAAAAATGAAACCGGTCAAATCACTTATGATTGTCCTCAGCTGGAGCATATTTTGGCTCCAACCTATGGCTGTATAGTATATCAAGAACAGGTTATGCAGATAGTAAGAGATTTGGCAGGATACAGTTATGGACGAAGCGATTTAGTTCGTAGGGCTATGTCCAAAAAGAAAGAAGATGTCATGATAAAAGAAAGGCAGACTTTTATTTATGGCAATGAAGAGGACAATATACCGGGATGTATAAAAAACGGTATACCTGAATCGGTTGCAAACCATATTTTTGATGAAATGCTGGATTTTGCAAAGTATGCCTTTAATAAATCCCATGCGGCAGCCTATGCTGTTATATCCTATCAAACAGCTTATTTAAAACGATATTATCCGGTGGAGTTTATGGCTGCTTTAATGACATCAGTTATAGATAATCCGGCTAAAGTATCACAGTATATTTATAACTGTAGGCAGATGGATATTGATATTCTTCCTCCGGATATCAATGAAGGAGATGCGGTCTTTACAGTACATAAGGGTGCAATCCGCTATTCCTTGGCTGCAATAAAGGGAGTAGGCAGACCTGTAATTGAGTCAATTGTAGCAGAAAGAGAGGCCGGGGGGCCTTATACTAGTCTAAAGGATTTTGCAAGCCGCCTATCCGGTAAAGAGGTCAATAAAAGAACTGTTGAAAGCTTTATTAAAGCAGGAGTTTTTAGTAATCTTCATAGTAACAGACGCCAGTTGATGATGAGCTATATTCAGATACTTGATCAAGTGGCTGAAGATAAAAAGAGAAATCTTACGGGACAGTTAAATTTATTTGACTTTGCAGGAGAAGAAGTTAAGCAAGAATTTGATTTTAATATGCCCAATGTAGAAGAATATAGTAAAGAAGAGATACTGGCCTTTGAAAAAGAAGTCTTAGGTATTTATATTAGCGGACATCCTTTAGATGATTATATGGATAGTCTAAAAAAGAATGTAACAGCTTATTCCTATGATTTTATTTTAGATGAAGAGATAGGAAAAGCAAAAGTAGAGGACGGAAGTTTTCATACCTTAGGTGGCATGATTACATCAAAAACAATTAAAACCACCAGAACCAACAGTATTATGGCCTTTATTACCTTGGAAGATATGTTTGGCACCGTGGAAGTTATTGTATTTCCCAGGGATTTTGACAGGTATAAGCATATACTAGATATTGATGCCAAGGTATTTATCCGAGGAAGGGTAACCACTGAAGAAGATAAAGATGCTAAGCTGATATGTCAAGAAATTATTCCCTTTAATGAATTACCAAAAGAGATTTGGCTTAGGTTTAGAAATCATTCAGATTATAAGAAAAGTGAACTAGAACTATATAGTATACTGGATGGATATGACGGAAATGATTCTGTTATTATCTACTGTGAAGCAGAAAAAATTATGAAACGGCTTCCAAAAAGTAAAAATGTCAGTGCCAAAGATGAACTTATTACAAAACTAAAAGAGGTTTTTACGGAAAATAATGTGAGAATTGTAGAAAAACAGCTTGATTCAGTGGCAAAAATAAATTAG
- the pfkA gene encoding 6-phosphofructokinase: MDNKVNVIGVLTSGGDAPGMNAAIRAVVRTALKEGIKVKGIRRGFLGLLEEDIYDMEYKSVSDIINRGGTILHTARCPEFVKPEVVEKAAQVCKKHGIEGLVVIGGDGSFRGAADLAKHGINTVGVPGTIDLDIACTDYTIGFDTAVNTAIQTVDKVRDTSTSHERCSIIEVMGRHAGFIALWCGIANGAEDILIPERYDYDEQHIIDKINRRRETGKKHYIIINAEGIGDSHAMAERIEKATGMETRATIIGHAQRGGSPTARDRVYAAAMGAKAVDLLRKGASNRVVAHVKGEFVDYDIAEALAMTKDINQYMYDLSKRL; the protein is encoded by the coding sequence ATGGACAACAAAGTAAATGTTATCGGTGTTTTAACCAGTGGAGGAGATGCCCCCGGAATGAATGCCGCAATCCGGGCGGTTGTCAGAACTGCATTAAAGGAAGGTATAAAAGTCAAAGGTATACGAAGAGGATTTTTGGGACTGCTAGAAGAAGATATCTATGATATGGAATATAAAAGTGTTTCGGATATTATTAATCGGGGCGGTACCATTTTGCATACGGCCCGTTGTCCTGAATTCGTAAAGCCTGAAGTTGTAGAAAAAGCGGCACAGGTATGTAAAAAGCATGGTATAGAGGGTCTTGTAGTAATAGGAGGAGACGGATCATTTCGGGGAGCCGCTGACCTAGCTAAGCATGGTATTAATACTGTAGGTGTTCCGGGAACAATAGACCTTGATATTGCATGTACCGATTACACCATTGGTTTTGATACAGCAGTTAATACAGCCATTCAGACAGTGGACAAGGTAAGAGATACATCTACTTCCCATGAAAGATGCAGTATTATTGAGGTTATGGGCAGGCATGCGGGATTTATTGCCCTTTGGTGTGGTATAGCTAATGGTGCCGAGGATATCCTAATTCCAGAGCGTTATGATTATGATGAGCAACATATAATTGATAAAATTAACCGTAGAAGAGAGACAGGTAAGAAACACTATATTATTATTAATGCAGAAGGCATAGGTGATTCCCATGCTATGGCTGAAAGAATTGAAAAAGCCACAGGAATGGAAACTAGGGCAACCATTATTGGCCATGCCCAAAGAGGCGGAAGTCCCACAGCTAGGGATAGGGTATATGCAGCAGCTATGGGAGCAAAAGCGGTAGACCTGCTTCGTAAAGGGGCAAGTAATCGTGTGGTAGCTCATGTAAAGGGCGAATTTGTAGATTATGATATAGCAGAAGCCCTAGCTATGACCAAGGATATTAACCAGTACATGTACGATTTGTCAAAGAGGCTGTAG